Proteins found in one Colletes latitarsis isolate SP2378_abdomen chromosome 8, iyColLati1, whole genome shotgun sequence genomic segment:
- the LOC143344630 gene encoding uncharacterized protein LOC143344630 isoform X2, whose amino-acid sequence MSCRKKIDSKLWLGYTQAMETEVRTLKQELVRTQDALKAATKRCRDLVKELDNRTTGHESERTLRDQQLSRILRALLVLEARLKQEQKSIRQLLCEKDNVIRNQQLEIARLRRYTKNYIKCKREQTLGKASMHIETANNIEDCDLQTSSVELASRQDSSISKDIQNLKCEIITKLSPSVVSVALDDLDRGVKKTHSFAGSDISKTSLTSSENTDVSIITTTTEGSPSLLSTEGFCEGESTDVSPGSTLNKSSRYTPTMVTDSENETTMIYDDNDDEEITIVENGSKLAKKRTGIGRSKTQKAGKNTEAIEATNITRTESKDDGMDCNFASEDEEKEQEPIYVNACNETNSRNLEHTENAITEAPKTNEDYGNHNNSNDGCGNSNDSSVPPKMEMEEQNVEETSGNWYSDPDEDRINDDVFRHSTYRPNSNHNSVLECVNQILLRDMEEEENILSVSRRFKHRGRIVRFQSARLSDIESVGSEMERKNSEETITEKEVSINEFNDAPVSNFEPTATEDEFGMSLAQSVPSSVAANITSHESSLEESEESKAIPIVIIEPKVEAKETRHATFPSSQTAQKSNPPLKMERIEEKTCLQMSGKGLTIAKNLDYEDIESLPEIISPPPKTPPALPPKPQFKNNTLILKKIPSPSFLIDETRKKQPLLESSSTEHSKKIFGFISSPLKSAGINVTSARSLNFEETINKVTGTNEEGNFWKNRFNNVRSSFQTRQNHESGGEQARKMPRVTNIVRHFEEFKIGGESEEQTKERSKTKEKHVHPEFDQEFDIRQNFEEFNLDECNLSDDPDRPEGDGSERLGNLGATVSQNEKTAATKDNNNVPLAATNSSSGYDHFLEATGLSNKSILTPSRLLSNHKSMLKPKDVKYKNKIKATAVLEKHGVSATNNTTHVRHWTGPFV is encoded by the exons ATGTCGTGCAGGAAGAAGATAGACTCGAAACTCTGGCTGGGCTACACCCAAGCG ATGGAAACCGAGGTGCGGACACTCAAGCAAGAGCTGGTTCGCACCCAGGATGCCTTGAAGGCGGCCACGAAGAGATGCCGCGACCTGGTGAAGGAGCTGGACAATCGCACCACGGGTCACGAGTCCGAGAGGACGCTTCGGGATCAACAACTATCGCGGATCCTCCGCGCTCTGCTCGTCCTCGAAGCGCGGCTCAAGCAGGAGCAGAAATCGATCAGACAGCTGCTCTGCGAGAAGGACAACGTGATCAGGAACCAACAGCTGGAAATTGCAAGGCTCAGGCGTTACACGAAGAACTACATCAAATGCAAACGCGAGCAGACGCTTGGCAAGGCCTCGATGCACATCGAGACGGCGAACAACATCGAGGATTGCGATCTGCAAACGTCCAGCGtcgaa TTGGCATCCAGGCAAGACAGCAGCATCAGCAAGGACATTCAGAATCTGAAGTGCGAGATAATTACGAAGCTGAGCCCGTCGGTAGTGTCCGTCGCGCTCGACGACCTGGACAGAGGCGTTAAAAAGACTCACAGCTTCGCTGgtagcgatatctcgaaaacgagttTAACGAGTAGCGAGAACACGGACGTGTCTATTATCACGACCACCACGGAGGGCAGTCCTTCGTTGCTCAGTACGGAGGGTTTCTGCGAAGGCGAGAGCACGGACGTGTCGCCCGGCTCGACGCTGAACAAATCCAGCAGATACACGCCGACGATGGTCACCGACAGCGAGAACGAGACGACGATGATCTacgacgacaacgacgacgaGGAGATCACGATCGTGGAGAACGGTTCCAAGCTGGCGAAAAAGAGGACGGGAATCGGTAGGTCGAAGACGCAAAAGGCTGGCAAAAACACGGAGGCGATCGAAGCGACGAACATCACGAGGACGGAGAGCAAGGACGACGGGATGGACTGTAATTTCGCCTCGGAGGACGAGGAGAAGGAGCAAGAACCTATTTACGTTAACGCTTGCAACGAGACGAATTCTAGGAACTTGGAGCATACGGAGAACGCGATCACCGAAGCGCCGAAAACTAACGAAGATTATGGTAACCATAACAACAGCAACGATGGCTGCGGTAACAGCAACGATAGCAGTGT GCCCCCAAAAATGGAAATGGAGGAACAAAACGTGGAAGAGACCAGCGGGAACTGGTACAGCGATCCGGACGAGGACAGAATCAACGACGATGTTTTCAGGCACAGCACCTATCGACCAAACAGCAATCACAACTCCGTTCTGGAATGCGTAAACCAGATCCTTCTGAGAGATATGGAGGAAGAGGAGAACATTCTATCCGTGTCTAGGAGGTTTAAACATAGAGGGAGAATCGTTCGCTTTCAATCGGCAAGGCTGTCCGACATCGAGTCGGTGGGCTCTGAAATGGAAAGAAAGAATTCCGAAGAAACTATCACGGAAAAGGAGGTATCTATCAACGAATTCAACGATGCCCCTGTCAGCAACTTCGAGCCCACTGCCACGGAGGACGAGTTTGGAATGAGTCTCGCTCAGTCTGTTCCCTCCAGCGTTGCAGCCAATATCACCAGTCACGAGTCGAGCCTCGAGGAGTCAGAGGAATCGAAAGCCATTCCGATAGTAATTATAGAGCCAAAGGTCGAAGCGAAGGAAACGAGGCACGCGACGTTCCCCTCGTCGCAGACAGCTCAAAAGTCGAATCCACCTCTGAAGATGGAAAGGATCGAGGAGAAGACCTGTTTACAAATGTCTGGGAAGGGATTGACCATAGCGAAGAACCTCGACTACGAGGACATAGAGTCGCTTCCCGAGATAATATCACCTCCACCGAAAACGCCCCCAGCGTTACCGCCTAAGCCACAATTCAAAAACAACACGTTGATCCTGAAAAAGATTCCTAGTCCTTCGTTCCTGATCGACGAGACGCGCAAGAAGCAGCCGTTGCTCGAGTCGAGTTCCACCGAGCACAGCAAGAAGATTTTCGGTTTCATATCCTCGCCGTTAAAGTCGGCTGGCATCAACGTGACATCAGCCAGAAGCTTGAACTTTGAAGAAACCATCAACAAAGTCACGGGAACGAACGAGGAGGGAAACTTTTGGAAGAACAGGTTCAACAATGTTCGTTCTTCGTTCCAAACGCGACAGAATCACGAATCCGGCGGCGAACAAGCGCGGAAGATGCCCAGGGTCACGAACATCGTTCGTCATTTCGAAGAGTTCAAGATCGGCGGTGAATCCGAGGAGCAGACGAAAGAAAGGAGCAAAACCAAGGAGAAGCATGTCCATCCGGAGTTCGATCAGGAGTTCGACATTAGACAGAACTTCGAGGAATTTAATCTGGACGAATGCAACCTGTCCGACGATCCTGACAGGCCCGAAGGCGACGGTTCGGAGAGACTTGGTAACCTCGGGGCCACGGTTAGCCAGAACGAGAAAACTGCCGCAACCAAAGACAATAATAATGTTCCTCTCGCTGCGACCAATTCGAGTAGTGGTTACGATCACTTCCTGGAAGCAACGGGTCTTAGCAATAAATCTATTCTAACGCCATCGAGGTTGCTGAGTAACCACAAGAGTATGCTGAAACCGAAGGACGTGAAGTATAAGAATAAAATTAAGGCGACCGCGGTATTGGAGAAGCATGGTGTCTCCGCGACCAACAACACCACTCATGTCAGACATTGGACTGGGCCGTTCGTCTGA
- the LOC143344630 gene encoding uncharacterized protein LOC143344630 isoform X1 — translation MIVSTILSSVTGFHRRYSNDAGRSAELTMETEVRTLKQELVRTQDALKAATKRCRDLVKELDNRTTGHESERTLRDQQLSRILRALLVLEARLKQEQKSIRQLLCEKDNVIRNQQLEIARLRRYTKNYIKCKREQTLGKASMHIETANNIEDCDLQTSSVELASRQDSSISKDIQNLKCEIITKLSPSVVSVALDDLDRGVKKTHSFAGSDISKTSLTSSENTDVSIITTTTEGSPSLLSTEGFCEGESTDVSPGSTLNKSSRYTPTMVTDSENETTMIYDDNDDEEITIVENGSKLAKKRTGIGRSKTQKAGKNTEAIEATNITRTESKDDGMDCNFASEDEEKEQEPIYVNACNETNSRNLEHTENAITEAPKTNEDYGNHNNSNDGCGNSNDSSVPPKMEMEEQNVEETSGNWYSDPDEDRINDDVFRHSTYRPNSNHNSVLECVNQILLRDMEEEENILSVSRRFKHRGRIVRFQSARLSDIESVGSEMERKNSEETITEKEVSINEFNDAPVSNFEPTATEDEFGMSLAQSVPSSVAANITSHESSLEESEESKAIPIVIIEPKVEAKETRHATFPSSQTAQKSNPPLKMERIEEKTCLQMSGKGLTIAKNLDYEDIESLPEIISPPPKTPPALPPKPQFKNNTLILKKIPSPSFLIDETRKKQPLLESSSTEHSKKIFGFISSPLKSAGINVTSARSLNFEETINKVTGTNEEGNFWKNRFNNVRSSFQTRQNHESGGEQARKMPRVTNIVRHFEEFKIGGESEEQTKERSKTKEKHVHPEFDQEFDIRQNFEEFNLDECNLSDDPDRPEGDGSERLGNLGATVSQNEKTAATKDNNNVPLAATNSSSGYDHFLEATGLSNKSILTPSRLLSNHKSMLKPKDVKYKNKIKATAVLEKHGVSATNNTTHVRHWTGPFV, via the exons ATGGAAACCGAGGTGCGGACACTCAAGCAAGAGCTGGTTCGCACCCAGGATGCCTTGAAGGCGGCCACGAAGAGATGCCGCGACCTGGTGAAGGAGCTGGACAATCGCACCACGGGTCACGAGTCCGAGAGGACGCTTCGGGATCAACAACTATCGCGGATCCTCCGCGCTCTGCTCGTCCTCGAAGCGCGGCTCAAGCAGGAGCAGAAATCGATCAGACAGCTGCTCTGCGAGAAGGACAACGTGATCAGGAACCAACAGCTGGAAATTGCAAGGCTCAGGCGTTACACGAAGAACTACATCAAATGCAAACGCGAGCAGACGCTTGGCAAGGCCTCGATGCACATCGAGACGGCGAACAACATCGAGGATTGCGATCTGCAAACGTCCAGCGtcgaa TTGGCATCCAGGCAAGACAGCAGCATCAGCAAGGACATTCAGAATCTGAAGTGCGAGATAATTACGAAGCTGAGCCCGTCGGTAGTGTCCGTCGCGCTCGACGACCTGGACAGAGGCGTTAAAAAGACTCACAGCTTCGCTGgtagcgatatctcgaaaacgagttTAACGAGTAGCGAGAACACGGACGTGTCTATTATCACGACCACCACGGAGGGCAGTCCTTCGTTGCTCAGTACGGAGGGTTTCTGCGAAGGCGAGAGCACGGACGTGTCGCCCGGCTCGACGCTGAACAAATCCAGCAGATACACGCCGACGATGGTCACCGACAGCGAGAACGAGACGACGATGATCTacgacgacaacgacgacgaGGAGATCACGATCGTGGAGAACGGTTCCAAGCTGGCGAAAAAGAGGACGGGAATCGGTAGGTCGAAGACGCAAAAGGCTGGCAAAAACACGGAGGCGATCGAAGCGACGAACATCACGAGGACGGAGAGCAAGGACGACGGGATGGACTGTAATTTCGCCTCGGAGGACGAGGAGAAGGAGCAAGAACCTATTTACGTTAACGCTTGCAACGAGACGAATTCTAGGAACTTGGAGCATACGGAGAACGCGATCACCGAAGCGCCGAAAACTAACGAAGATTATGGTAACCATAACAACAGCAACGATGGCTGCGGTAACAGCAACGATAGCAGTGT GCCCCCAAAAATGGAAATGGAGGAACAAAACGTGGAAGAGACCAGCGGGAACTGGTACAGCGATCCGGACGAGGACAGAATCAACGACGATGTTTTCAGGCACAGCACCTATCGACCAAACAGCAATCACAACTCCGTTCTGGAATGCGTAAACCAGATCCTTCTGAGAGATATGGAGGAAGAGGAGAACATTCTATCCGTGTCTAGGAGGTTTAAACATAGAGGGAGAATCGTTCGCTTTCAATCGGCAAGGCTGTCCGACATCGAGTCGGTGGGCTCTGAAATGGAAAGAAAGAATTCCGAAGAAACTATCACGGAAAAGGAGGTATCTATCAACGAATTCAACGATGCCCCTGTCAGCAACTTCGAGCCCACTGCCACGGAGGACGAGTTTGGAATGAGTCTCGCTCAGTCTGTTCCCTCCAGCGTTGCAGCCAATATCACCAGTCACGAGTCGAGCCTCGAGGAGTCAGAGGAATCGAAAGCCATTCCGATAGTAATTATAGAGCCAAAGGTCGAAGCGAAGGAAACGAGGCACGCGACGTTCCCCTCGTCGCAGACAGCTCAAAAGTCGAATCCACCTCTGAAGATGGAAAGGATCGAGGAGAAGACCTGTTTACAAATGTCTGGGAAGGGATTGACCATAGCGAAGAACCTCGACTACGAGGACATAGAGTCGCTTCCCGAGATAATATCACCTCCACCGAAAACGCCCCCAGCGTTACCGCCTAAGCCACAATTCAAAAACAACACGTTGATCCTGAAAAAGATTCCTAGTCCTTCGTTCCTGATCGACGAGACGCGCAAGAAGCAGCCGTTGCTCGAGTCGAGTTCCACCGAGCACAGCAAGAAGATTTTCGGTTTCATATCCTCGCCGTTAAAGTCGGCTGGCATCAACGTGACATCAGCCAGAAGCTTGAACTTTGAAGAAACCATCAACAAAGTCACGGGAACGAACGAGGAGGGAAACTTTTGGAAGAACAGGTTCAACAATGTTCGTTCTTCGTTCCAAACGCGACAGAATCACGAATCCGGCGGCGAACAAGCGCGGAAGATGCCCAGGGTCACGAACATCGTTCGTCATTTCGAAGAGTTCAAGATCGGCGGTGAATCCGAGGAGCAGACGAAAGAAAGGAGCAAAACCAAGGAGAAGCATGTCCATCCGGAGTTCGATCAGGAGTTCGACATTAGACAGAACTTCGAGGAATTTAATCTGGACGAATGCAACCTGTCCGACGATCCTGACAGGCCCGAAGGCGACGGTTCGGAGAGACTTGGTAACCTCGGGGCCACGGTTAGCCAGAACGAGAAAACTGCCGCAACCAAAGACAATAATAATGTTCCTCTCGCTGCGACCAATTCGAGTAGTGGTTACGATCACTTCCTGGAAGCAACGGGTCTTAGCAATAAATCTATTCTAACGCCATCGAGGTTGCTGAGTAACCACAAGAGTATGCTGAAACCGAAGGACGTGAAGTATAAGAATAAAATTAAGGCGACCGCGGTATTGGAGAAGCATGGTGTCTCCGCGACCAACAACACCACTCATGTCAGACATTGGACTGGGCCGTTCGTCTGA
- the LOC143344630 gene encoding uncharacterized protein LOC143344630 isoform X3 — protein MLAYMMETEVRTLKQELVRTQDALKAATKRCRDLVKELDNRTTGHESERTLRDQQLSRILRALLVLEARLKQEQKSIRQLLCEKDNVIRNQQLEIARLRRYTKNYIKCKREQTLGKASMHIETANNIEDCDLQTSSVELASRQDSSISKDIQNLKCEIITKLSPSVVSVALDDLDRGVKKTHSFAGSDISKTSLTSSENTDVSIITTTTEGSPSLLSTEGFCEGESTDVSPGSTLNKSSRYTPTMVTDSENETTMIYDDNDDEEITIVENGSKLAKKRTGIGRSKTQKAGKNTEAIEATNITRTESKDDGMDCNFASEDEEKEQEPIYVNACNETNSRNLEHTENAITEAPKTNEDYGNHNNSNDGCGNSNDSSVPPKMEMEEQNVEETSGNWYSDPDEDRINDDVFRHSTYRPNSNHNSVLECVNQILLRDMEEEENILSVSRRFKHRGRIVRFQSARLSDIESVGSEMERKNSEETITEKEVSINEFNDAPVSNFEPTATEDEFGMSLAQSVPSSVAANITSHESSLEESEESKAIPIVIIEPKVEAKETRHATFPSSQTAQKSNPPLKMERIEEKTCLQMSGKGLTIAKNLDYEDIESLPEIISPPPKTPPALPPKPQFKNNTLILKKIPSPSFLIDETRKKQPLLESSSTEHSKKIFGFISSPLKSAGINVTSARSLNFEETINKVTGTNEEGNFWKNRFNNVRSSFQTRQNHESGGEQARKMPRVTNIVRHFEEFKIGGESEEQTKERSKTKEKHVHPEFDQEFDIRQNFEEFNLDECNLSDDPDRPEGDGSERLGNLGATVSQNEKTAATKDNNNVPLAATNSSSGYDHFLEATGLSNKSILTPSRLLSNHKSMLKPKDVKYKNKIKATAVLEKHGVSATNNTTHVRHWTGPFV, from the exons ATGGAAACCGAGGTGCGGACACTCAAGCAAGAGCTGGTTCGCACCCAGGATGCCTTGAAGGCGGCCACGAAGAGATGCCGCGACCTGGTGAAGGAGCTGGACAATCGCACCACGGGTCACGAGTCCGAGAGGACGCTTCGGGATCAACAACTATCGCGGATCCTCCGCGCTCTGCTCGTCCTCGAAGCGCGGCTCAAGCAGGAGCAGAAATCGATCAGACAGCTGCTCTGCGAGAAGGACAACGTGATCAGGAACCAACAGCTGGAAATTGCAAGGCTCAGGCGTTACACGAAGAACTACATCAAATGCAAACGCGAGCAGACGCTTGGCAAGGCCTCGATGCACATCGAGACGGCGAACAACATCGAGGATTGCGATCTGCAAACGTCCAGCGtcgaa TTGGCATCCAGGCAAGACAGCAGCATCAGCAAGGACATTCAGAATCTGAAGTGCGAGATAATTACGAAGCTGAGCCCGTCGGTAGTGTCCGTCGCGCTCGACGACCTGGACAGAGGCGTTAAAAAGACTCACAGCTTCGCTGgtagcgatatctcgaaaacgagttTAACGAGTAGCGAGAACACGGACGTGTCTATTATCACGACCACCACGGAGGGCAGTCCTTCGTTGCTCAGTACGGAGGGTTTCTGCGAAGGCGAGAGCACGGACGTGTCGCCCGGCTCGACGCTGAACAAATCCAGCAGATACACGCCGACGATGGTCACCGACAGCGAGAACGAGACGACGATGATCTacgacgacaacgacgacgaGGAGATCACGATCGTGGAGAACGGTTCCAAGCTGGCGAAAAAGAGGACGGGAATCGGTAGGTCGAAGACGCAAAAGGCTGGCAAAAACACGGAGGCGATCGAAGCGACGAACATCACGAGGACGGAGAGCAAGGACGACGGGATGGACTGTAATTTCGCCTCGGAGGACGAGGAGAAGGAGCAAGAACCTATTTACGTTAACGCTTGCAACGAGACGAATTCTAGGAACTTGGAGCATACGGAGAACGCGATCACCGAAGCGCCGAAAACTAACGAAGATTATGGTAACCATAACAACAGCAACGATGGCTGCGGTAACAGCAACGATAGCAGTGT GCCCCCAAAAATGGAAATGGAGGAACAAAACGTGGAAGAGACCAGCGGGAACTGGTACAGCGATCCGGACGAGGACAGAATCAACGACGATGTTTTCAGGCACAGCACCTATCGACCAAACAGCAATCACAACTCCGTTCTGGAATGCGTAAACCAGATCCTTCTGAGAGATATGGAGGAAGAGGAGAACATTCTATCCGTGTCTAGGAGGTTTAAACATAGAGGGAGAATCGTTCGCTTTCAATCGGCAAGGCTGTCCGACATCGAGTCGGTGGGCTCTGAAATGGAAAGAAAGAATTCCGAAGAAACTATCACGGAAAAGGAGGTATCTATCAACGAATTCAACGATGCCCCTGTCAGCAACTTCGAGCCCACTGCCACGGAGGACGAGTTTGGAATGAGTCTCGCTCAGTCTGTTCCCTCCAGCGTTGCAGCCAATATCACCAGTCACGAGTCGAGCCTCGAGGAGTCAGAGGAATCGAAAGCCATTCCGATAGTAATTATAGAGCCAAAGGTCGAAGCGAAGGAAACGAGGCACGCGACGTTCCCCTCGTCGCAGACAGCTCAAAAGTCGAATCCACCTCTGAAGATGGAAAGGATCGAGGAGAAGACCTGTTTACAAATGTCTGGGAAGGGATTGACCATAGCGAAGAACCTCGACTACGAGGACATAGAGTCGCTTCCCGAGATAATATCACCTCCACCGAAAACGCCCCCAGCGTTACCGCCTAAGCCACAATTCAAAAACAACACGTTGATCCTGAAAAAGATTCCTAGTCCTTCGTTCCTGATCGACGAGACGCGCAAGAAGCAGCCGTTGCTCGAGTCGAGTTCCACCGAGCACAGCAAGAAGATTTTCGGTTTCATATCCTCGCCGTTAAAGTCGGCTGGCATCAACGTGACATCAGCCAGAAGCTTGAACTTTGAAGAAACCATCAACAAAGTCACGGGAACGAACGAGGAGGGAAACTTTTGGAAGAACAGGTTCAACAATGTTCGTTCTTCGTTCCAAACGCGACAGAATCACGAATCCGGCGGCGAACAAGCGCGGAAGATGCCCAGGGTCACGAACATCGTTCGTCATTTCGAAGAGTTCAAGATCGGCGGTGAATCCGAGGAGCAGACGAAAGAAAGGAGCAAAACCAAGGAGAAGCATGTCCATCCGGAGTTCGATCAGGAGTTCGACATTAGACAGAACTTCGAGGAATTTAATCTGGACGAATGCAACCTGTCCGACGATCCTGACAGGCCCGAAGGCGACGGTTCGGAGAGACTTGGTAACCTCGGGGCCACGGTTAGCCAGAACGAGAAAACTGCCGCAACCAAAGACAATAATAATGTTCCTCTCGCTGCGACCAATTCGAGTAGTGGTTACGATCACTTCCTGGAAGCAACGGGTCTTAGCAATAAATCTATTCTAACGCCATCGAGGTTGCTGAGTAACCACAAGAGTATGCTGAAACCGAAGGACGTGAAGTATAAGAATAAAATTAAGGCGACCGCGGTATTGGAGAAGCATGGTGTCTCCGCGACCAACAACACCACTCATGTCAGACATTGGACTGGGCCGTTCGTCTGA
- the LOC143344630 gene encoding uncharacterized protein LOC143344630 isoform X4, producing the protein METEVRTLKQELVRTQDALKAATKRCRDLVKELDNRTTGHESERTLRDQQLSRILRALLVLEARLKQEQKSIRQLLCEKDNVIRNQQLEIARLRRYTKNYIKCKREQTLGKASMHIETANNIEDCDLQTSSVELASRQDSSISKDIQNLKCEIITKLSPSVVSVALDDLDRGVKKTHSFAGSDISKTSLTSSENTDVSIITTTTEGSPSLLSTEGFCEGESTDVSPGSTLNKSSRYTPTMVTDSENETTMIYDDNDDEEITIVENGSKLAKKRTGIGRSKTQKAGKNTEAIEATNITRTESKDDGMDCNFASEDEEKEQEPIYVNACNETNSRNLEHTENAITEAPKTNEDYGNHNNSNDGCGNSNDSSVPPKMEMEEQNVEETSGNWYSDPDEDRINDDVFRHSTYRPNSNHNSVLECVNQILLRDMEEEENILSVSRRFKHRGRIVRFQSARLSDIESVGSEMERKNSEETITEKEVSINEFNDAPVSNFEPTATEDEFGMSLAQSVPSSVAANITSHESSLEESEESKAIPIVIIEPKVEAKETRHATFPSSQTAQKSNPPLKMERIEEKTCLQMSGKGLTIAKNLDYEDIESLPEIISPPPKTPPALPPKPQFKNNTLILKKIPSPSFLIDETRKKQPLLESSSTEHSKKIFGFISSPLKSAGINVTSARSLNFEETINKVTGTNEEGNFWKNRFNNVRSSFQTRQNHESGGEQARKMPRVTNIVRHFEEFKIGGESEEQTKERSKTKEKHVHPEFDQEFDIRQNFEEFNLDECNLSDDPDRPEGDGSERLGNLGATVSQNEKTAATKDNNNVPLAATNSSSGYDHFLEATGLSNKSILTPSRLLSNHKSMLKPKDVKYKNKIKATAVLEKHGVSATNNTTHVRHWTGPFV; encoded by the exons ATGGAAACCGAGGTGCGGACACTCAAGCAAGAGCTGGTTCGCACCCAGGATGCCTTGAAGGCGGCCACGAAGAGATGCCGCGACCTGGTGAAGGAGCTGGACAATCGCACCACGGGTCACGAGTCCGAGAGGACGCTTCGGGATCAACAACTATCGCGGATCCTCCGCGCTCTGCTCGTCCTCGAAGCGCGGCTCAAGCAGGAGCAGAAATCGATCAGACAGCTGCTCTGCGAGAAGGACAACGTGATCAGGAACCAACAGCTGGAAATTGCAAGGCTCAGGCGTTACACGAAGAACTACATCAAATGCAAACGCGAGCAGACGCTTGGCAAGGCCTCGATGCACATCGAGACGGCGAACAACATCGAGGATTGCGATCTGCAAACGTCCAGCGtcgaa TTGGCATCCAGGCAAGACAGCAGCATCAGCAAGGACATTCAGAATCTGAAGTGCGAGATAATTACGAAGCTGAGCCCGTCGGTAGTGTCCGTCGCGCTCGACGACCTGGACAGAGGCGTTAAAAAGACTCACAGCTTCGCTGgtagcgatatctcgaaaacgagttTAACGAGTAGCGAGAACACGGACGTGTCTATTATCACGACCACCACGGAGGGCAGTCCTTCGTTGCTCAGTACGGAGGGTTTCTGCGAAGGCGAGAGCACGGACGTGTCGCCCGGCTCGACGCTGAACAAATCCAGCAGATACACGCCGACGATGGTCACCGACAGCGAGAACGAGACGACGATGATCTacgacgacaacgacgacgaGGAGATCACGATCGTGGAGAACGGTTCCAAGCTGGCGAAAAAGAGGACGGGAATCGGTAGGTCGAAGACGCAAAAGGCTGGCAAAAACACGGAGGCGATCGAAGCGACGAACATCACGAGGACGGAGAGCAAGGACGACGGGATGGACTGTAATTTCGCCTCGGAGGACGAGGAGAAGGAGCAAGAACCTATTTACGTTAACGCTTGCAACGAGACGAATTCTAGGAACTTGGAGCATACGGAGAACGCGATCACCGAAGCGCCGAAAACTAACGAAGATTATGGTAACCATAACAACAGCAACGATGGCTGCGGTAACAGCAACGATAGCAGTGT GCCCCCAAAAATGGAAATGGAGGAACAAAACGTGGAAGAGACCAGCGGGAACTGGTACAGCGATCCGGACGAGGACAGAATCAACGACGATGTTTTCAGGCACAGCACCTATCGACCAAACAGCAATCACAACTCCGTTCTGGAATGCGTAAACCAGATCCTTCTGAGAGATATGGAGGAAGAGGAGAACATTCTATCCGTGTCTAGGAGGTTTAAACATAGAGGGAGAATCGTTCGCTTTCAATCGGCAAGGCTGTCCGACATCGAGTCGGTGGGCTCTGAAATGGAAAGAAAGAATTCCGAAGAAACTATCACGGAAAAGGAGGTATCTATCAACGAATTCAACGATGCCCCTGTCAGCAACTTCGAGCCCACTGCCACGGAGGACGAGTTTGGAATGAGTCTCGCTCAGTCTGTTCCCTCCAGCGTTGCAGCCAATATCACCAGTCACGAGTCGAGCCTCGAGGAGTCAGAGGAATCGAAAGCCATTCCGATAGTAATTATAGAGCCAAAGGTCGAAGCGAAGGAAACGAGGCACGCGACGTTCCCCTCGTCGCAGACAGCTCAAAAGTCGAATCCACCTCTGAAGATGGAAAGGATCGAGGAGAAGACCTGTTTACAAATGTCTGGGAAGGGATTGACCATAGCGAAGAACCTCGACTACGAGGACATAGAGTCGCTTCCCGAGATAATATCACCTCCACCGAAAACGCCCCCAGCGTTACCGCCTAAGCCACAATTCAAAAACAACACGTTGATCCTGAAAAAGATTCCTAGTCCTTCGTTCCTGATCGACGAGACGCGCAAGAAGCAGCCGTTGCTCGAGTCGAGTTCCACCGAGCACAGCAAGAAGATTTTCGGTTTCATATCCTCGCCGTTAAAGTCGGCTGGCATCAACGTGACATCAGCCAGAAGCTTGAACTTTGAAGAAACCATCAACAAAGTCACGGGAACGAACGAGGAGGGAAACTTTTGGAAGAACAGGTTCAACAATGTTCGTTCTTCGTTCCAAACGCGACAGAATCACGAATCCGGCGGCGAACAAGCGCGGAAGATGCCCAGGGTCACGAACATCGTTCGTCATTTCGAAGAGTTCAAGATCGGCGGTGAATCCGAGGAGCAGACGAAAGAAAGGAGCAAAACCAAGGAGAAGCATGTCCATCCGGAGTTCGATCAGGAGTTCGACATTAGACAGAACTTCGAGGAATTTAATCTGGACGAATGCAACCTGTCCGACGATCCTGACAGGCCCGAAGGCGACGGTTCGGAGAGACTTGGTAACCTCGGGGCCACGGTTAGCCAGAACGAGAAAACTGCCGCAACCAAAGACAATAATAATGTTCCTCTCGCTGCGACCAATTCGAGTAGTGGTTACGATCACTTCCTGGAAGCAACGGGTCTTAGCAATAAATCTATTCTAACGCCATCGAGGTTGCTGAGTAACCACAAGAGTATGCTGAAACCGAAGGACGTGAAGTATAAGAATAAAATTAAGGCGACCGCGGTATTGGAGAAGCATGGTGTCTCCGCGACCAACAACACCACTCATGTCAGACATTGGACTGGGCCGTTCGTCTGA